In Puntigrus tetrazona isolate hp1 chromosome 24, ASM1883169v1, whole genome shotgun sequence, a genomic segment contains:
- the rps6ka3b gene encoding ribosomal protein S6 kinase alpha-3 isoform X4, which translates to MATVWEAVRHMSFLQSLVLLSLCIRSPAAGAHCRGIAGAQPLLLQAWSGVTSPRSGPRTRGTQRRTAVMCVAWEEVSVKEISITHHVKEGSEKADPQQFELRKVLGQGSFGKVFLVKKTTGPDAGQLYAMKVLKKATLKVRDRVRTKMERDILVEVNHPFIVKLHYAFQTEGKLYLILDFLRGGDLFTRLSKEVMFTEEDVKFYLAELALALDHLHGLGIIYRDLKPENILLDEEGHIKLTDFGLSKESIDHENKAYSFCGTVEYMAPEVVNRRGHTYSADWWSYGVLMFEMLTGALPFQGKDRKETMTMILKAKLGMPQFLSSEAQSLLRSLFKRNPSNRLGAGPDGVEEIKRHPFYATIDWNKLFRREIHPPFKPASGRPDDTFYFDPEFTAKTPKDSPGVPPSANANQLFRGFSFVAISSEEESQPLQSNSVSSIVQQLHRNVSQFNDAYEVKEDIGVGSYSICRRCVQKSTGMEYAVKIINKAKRDPTDEVEILLRYGQHPNIITLKDVYDDGRSVYLVTELLKGGELLDKILRQKFFSEREASAVLYTITKTVEYLHTQGVVHRDLKPSNILYVDESGNPESIRICDFGFAKQLRAENGLLMTPCYTANFVAPEVLKKQGYDAACDIWSLGVLLYTMLTGFTPFANGPEDTPEEILARIGSGKFSLTGGYWSSVSLEAKDLVSKMLHVDPHQRLTAAQVLKHPWIFHRDQLPKYQLNRQDAPHLVKGAMAATYSALNRNVPPMLEPVGCSILAQRRGVKKLTSTAL; encoded by the exons ATGGCAACCGTGTGGGAAGCTGTCCGTCACATGAGCTTTCTACAGAGTTTGGTCCTGCTCTCTCTGTGCATCAGAAGCCCAGCAGCAGGCGCACACTGCAGGGGGATTGCCGGGGCTCAACCCCTCCTCCTTCAGGCATGGAGCGGGGTGACGAGCCCCAGGTCGGGCCCGAGAACACGTGGGACACAACGGCGCACTGCCGTGATGTGCGTGGCGTGG GAAGAAGTGTCTGTTAAAGAAATCAGCATCACACATCATGTTAAAGAGGGCTCAGAGAAGGCCGACCCGCAACAGTTTGAGCTCCGGAAGGTGCTTGGACAGGGCTCCTTCGGAAAG GTGTTTTTGGTGAAGAAGACAACAGGCCCAGATGCAGGACAACTGTACGCAATGAAAGTGTTGAAAAAAGCCACTCTTAAAG TACGGGATCGGGTCAGGACTAAAATGGAACGAGACATCCTGGTGGAGGTTAATCATCCCTTTATTGTCAAGCTACACTATG CATTCCAGACTGAAGGAAAGCTTTATCTGATTCTGGACTTTTTAAGAGGAGGTGATCTCTTTACTCGACTGTCAAAAGAG GTGATGTTCACAGAGGAGGATGTAAAGTTTTATCTGGCTGAACTGGCTTTAGCTCTGGACCATCTGCATGGACTAGGCATCATCTACAGAGATCTAAAACCAGAGAA CATTCTCTTGGATGAGGAAGGCCACATAAAGCTGACAG ATTTTGGACTCAGTAAAGAGTCGATCGATCACGAAAATAAAGCATACTCTTTCTGCGGGACAGTAGAGTATATGGCTCCAGAGGTGGTGAACAGAAGAGGGCACACTTATAGCGCTGACTGGTGGTCTTACGGTGTACTCATG TTTGAAATGCTGACTGGAGCGCTGCCTTTCCAAGGCAAGGACCGCAAGGAGACCATGACTATGATTCTAAA GGCGAAGCTTGGAATGCCTCAGTTTCTGAGTTCAGAAGCTCAGAGTCTCCTCAGGAGCCTTTTCAAACGAAACCCTTCCAATAGATTAG GTGCTGGTCCAGATGGAGTTGAAGAGATAAAGAGACACCCATTTTATGCTACTATTGACTGGAAT AAATTATTTAGAAGAGAGATTCACCCTCCCTTCAAACCAGCCTCTGGCAGACCAGACGACACGTTCTACTTTGACCCAGAATTTACAGCAAAAACTCCCAAAG ACTCTCCAGGTGTACCCCCTAGTGCCAATGCCAATCAACTCTTCAGAGGTTTCAGTTTTGTGGCCATCAGCTCAGAAGAAGAGTCTCAACCCCTGCAGAGCAACAGCGTGAGCTCTATAGTTCAG CAGCTCCACAGGAACGTGTCTCAGTTCAATGACGCATATGAGGTGAAGGAGGATATCGGAGTTGGCTCATATTCCATCTGCAGACGCTGCGTACAGAAAAGCACAGGCATGGAGTATGCAGTAAAG aTAATCAATAAAGCTAAACGGGATCCAACGGACGAGGTGGAAATTCTGTTACGCTATGGACAGCATCCAAATATAATCACCTTGAAAGAC GTGTACGATGATGGGCGTTCGGTGTATCTGGTGACAGAACTGCTGAAGGGAGGCGAACTTCTGGATAAGATCCTCAGACAGAAGTTCTTCTCGGAGCGGGAGGCCAGCGCTGTACTGTACACCATCACAAAGACTGTGGAGTACCTGCACACTCAGGGG GTGGTTCATAGGGATCTGAAGCCCAGTAACATCCTTTATGTTGATGAATCTGGGAATCCAGAATCCATCCGGATCTGTGACTTTGGCTTTGCCAAGCAACTGAGAGCGGAAAACGGACTGCTGATGACGCCCTGTTACACTGCCAACTTTGTGGCCCCAGAG GTGCTGAAGAAACAAGGTTATGATGCTGCCTGTGATATCTGGAGTTTAGGTGTCCTTCTGTACACAATGCTAACTGG ttttacTCCATTTGCCAATGGCCCAGAGGACACGCCAGAGGAGATTCTAGCTCGAATCGGCAGTGGGAAGTTTTCTCTCACAGGCGGATACTGGAGCTCCGTTTCACTTGAGGCAAAG GACTTGGTGTCTAAGATGTTACATGTGGACCCCCATCAAAGACTAACAGCTGCACAGGTGTTGAAACATCCCTGGATCTTTCACAGAGACCAGCTCCCCAAATACCAGCTAAATAGACAGGACGCCCCCCATCTGGTTAAG GGGGCGATGGCTGCTACATACTCTGCCTTGAACAGGAACGTTCCTCCCATGCTGGAGCCCGTGGGCTGTTCTATTCTCGCTCAGCGCAGAGGAGTGAAAAAATTGACCTCCACTGCTTTATGA
- the rps6ka3b gene encoding ribosomal protein S6 kinase alpha-3 isoform X8 — protein MSKVSVKEISITHHVKEGSEKADPQQFELRKVLGQGSFGKVFLVKKTTGPDAGQLYAMKVLKKATLKVRDRVRTKMERDILVEVNHPFIVKLHYAFQTEGKLYLILDFLRGGDLFTRLSKEVMFTEEDVKFYLAELALALDHLHGLGIIYRDLKPENILLDEEGHIKLTDFGLSKESIDHENKAYSFCGTVEYMAPEVVNRRGHTYSADWWSYGVLMFEMLTGALPFQGKDRKETMTMILKAKLGMPQFLSSEAQSLLRSLFKRNPSNRLGAGPDGVEEIKRHPFYATIDWNKLFRREIHPPFKPASGRPDDTFYFDPEFTAKTPKDSPGVPPSANANQLFRGFSFVAISSEEESQPLQSNSVSSIVQQLHRNVSQFNDAYEVKEDIGVGSYSICRRCVQKSTGMEYAVKIINKAKRDPTDEVEILLRYGQHPNIITLKDVYDDGRSVYLVTELLKGGELLDKILRQKFFSEREASAVLYTITKTVEYLHTQGVVHRDLKPSNILYVDESGNPESIRICDFGFAKQLRAENGLLMTPCYTANFVAPEVLKKQGYDAACDIWSLGVLLYTMLTGFTPFANGPEDTPEEILARIGSGKFSLTGGYWSSVSLEAKDLVSKMLHVDPHQRLTAAQVLKHPWIFHRDQLPKYQLNRQDAPHLVKGAMAATYSALNRNVPPMLEPVGCSILAQRRGVKKLTSTAL, from the exons AAGTGTCTGTTAAAGAAATCAGCATCACACATCATGTTAAAGAGGGCTCAGAGAAGGCCGACCCGCAACAGTTTGAGCTCCGGAAGGTGCTTGGACAGGGCTCCTTCGGAAAG GTGTTTTTGGTGAAGAAGACAACAGGCCCAGATGCAGGACAACTGTACGCAATGAAAGTGTTGAAAAAAGCCACTCTTAAAG TACGGGATCGGGTCAGGACTAAAATGGAACGAGACATCCTGGTGGAGGTTAATCATCCCTTTATTGTCAAGCTACACTATG CATTCCAGACTGAAGGAAAGCTTTATCTGATTCTGGACTTTTTAAGAGGAGGTGATCTCTTTACTCGACTGTCAAAAGAG GTGATGTTCACAGAGGAGGATGTAAAGTTTTATCTGGCTGAACTGGCTTTAGCTCTGGACCATCTGCATGGACTAGGCATCATCTACAGAGATCTAAAACCAGAGAA CATTCTCTTGGATGAGGAAGGCCACATAAAGCTGACAG ATTTTGGACTCAGTAAAGAGTCGATCGATCACGAAAATAAAGCATACTCTTTCTGCGGGACAGTAGAGTATATGGCTCCAGAGGTGGTGAACAGAAGAGGGCACACTTATAGCGCTGACTGGTGGTCTTACGGTGTACTCATG TTTGAAATGCTGACTGGAGCGCTGCCTTTCCAAGGCAAGGACCGCAAGGAGACCATGACTATGATTCTAAA GGCGAAGCTTGGAATGCCTCAGTTTCTGAGTTCAGAAGCTCAGAGTCTCCTCAGGAGCCTTTTCAAACGAAACCCTTCCAATAGATTAG GTGCTGGTCCAGATGGAGTTGAAGAGATAAAGAGACACCCATTTTATGCTACTATTGACTGGAAT AAATTATTTAGAAGAGAGATTCACCCTCCCTTCAAACCAGCCTCTGGCAGACCAGACGACACGTTCTACTTTGACCCAGAATTTACAGCAAAAACTCCCAAAG ACTCTCCAGGTGTACCCCCTAGTGCCAATGCCAATCAACTCTTCAGAGGTTTCAGTTTTGTGGCCATCAGCTCAGAAGAAGAGTCTCAACCCCTGCAGAGCAACAGCGTGAGCTCTATAGTTCAG CAGCTCCACAGGAACGTGTCTCAGTTCAATGACGCATATGAGGTGAAGGAGGATATCGGAGTTGGCTCATATTCCATCTGCAGACGCTGCGTACAGAAAAGCACAGGCATGGAGTATGCAGTAAAG aTAATCAATAAAGCTAAACGGGATCCAACGGACGAGGTGGAAATTCTGTTACGCTATGGACAGCATCCAAATATAATCACCTTGAAAGAC GTGTACGATGATGGGCGTTCGGTGTATCTGGTGACAGAACTGCTGAAGGGAGGCGAACTTCTGGATAAGATCCTCAGACAGAAGTTCTTCTCGGAGCGGGAGGCCAGCGCTGTACTGTACACCATCACAAAGACTGTGGAGTACCTGCACACTCAGGGG GTGGTTCATAGGGATCTGAAGCCCAGTAACATCCTTTATGTTGATGAATCTGGGAATCCAGAATCCATCCGGATCTGTGACTTTGGCTTTGCCAAGCAACTGAGAGCGGAAAACGGACTGCTGATGACGCCCTGTTACACTGCCAACTTTGTGGCCCCAGAG GTGCTGAAGAAACAAGGTTATGATGCTGCCTGTGATATCTGGAGTTTAGGTGTCCTTCTGTACACAATGCTAACTGG ttttacTCCATTTGCCAATGGCCCAGAGGACACGCCAGAGGAGATTCTAGCTCGAATCGGCAGTGGGAAGTTTTCTCTCACAGGCGGATACTGGAGCTCCGTTTCACTTGAGGCAAAG GACTTGGTGTCTAAGATGTTACATGTGGACCCCCATCAAAGACTAACAGCTGCACAGGTGTTGAAACATCCCTGGATCTTTCACAGAGACCAGCTCCCCAAATACCAGCTAAATAGACAGGACGCCCCCCATCTGGTTAAG GGGGCGATGGCTGCTACATACTCTGCCTTGAACAGGAACGTTCCTCCCATGCTGGAGCCCGTGGGCTGTTCTATTCTCGCTCAGCGCAGAGGAGTGAAAAAATTGACCTCCACTGCTTTATGA
- the rps6ka3b gene encoding ribosomal protein S6 kinase alpha-3 isoform X6, producing MPLAQLVDPWRKMAIGSAASETEPHHVLEDSTGEDENLPCQEEVSVKEISITHHVKEGSEKADPQQFELRKVLGQGSFGKVFLVKKTTGPDAGQLYAMKVLKKATLKVRDRVRTKMERDILVEVNHPFIVKLHYAFQTEGKLYLILDFLRGGDLFTRLSKEVMFTEEDVKFYLAELALALDHLHGLGIIYRDLKPENILLDEEGHIKLTDFGLSKESIDHENKAYSFCGTVEYMAPEVVNRRGHTYSADWWSYGVLMFEMLTGALPFQGKDRKETMTMILKAKLGMPQFLSSEAQSLLRSLFKRNPSNRLGAGPDGVEEIKRHPFYATIDWNKLFRREIHPPFKPASGRPDDTFYFDPEFTAKTPKDSPGVPPSANANQLFRGFSFVAISSEEESQPLQSNSVSSIVQQLHRNVSQFNDAYEVKEDIGVGSYSICRRCVQKSTGMEYAVKIINKAKRDPTDEVEILLRYGQHPNIITLKDVYDDGRSVYLVTELLKGGELLDKILRQKFFSEREASAVLYTITKTVEYLHTQGVVHRDLKPSNILYVDESGNPESIRICDFGFAKQLRAENGLLMTPCYTANFVAPEVLKKQGYDAACDIWSLGVLLYTMLTGFTPFANGPEDTPEEILARIGSGKFSLTGGYWSSVSLEAKDLVSKMLHVDPHQRLTAAQVLKHPWIFHRDQLPKYQLNRQDAPHLVKGAMAATYSALNRNVPPMLEPVGCSILAQRRGVKKLTSTAL from the exons GAAGAAGTGTCTGTTAAAGAAATCAGCATCACACATCATGTTAAAGAGGGCTCAGAGAAGGCCGACCCGCAACAGTTTGAGCTCCGGAAGGTGCTTGGACAGGGCTCCTTCGGAAAG GTGTTTTTGGTGAAGAAGACAACAGGCCCAGATGCAGGACAACTGTACGCAATGAAAGTGTTGAAAAAAGCCACTCTTAAAG TACGGGATCGGGTCAGGACTAAAATGGAACGAGACATCCTGGTGGAGGTTAATCATCCCTTTATTGTCAAGCTACACTATG CATTCCAGACTGAAGGAAAGCTTTATCTGATTCTGGACTTTTTAAGAGGAGGTGATCTCTTTACTCGACTGTCAAAAGAG GTGATGTTCACAGAGGAGGATGTAAAGTTTTATCTGGCTGAACTGGCTTTAGCTCTGGACCATCTGCATGGACTAGGCATCATCTACAGAGATCTAAAACCAGAGAA CATTCTCTTGGATGAGGAAGGCCACATAAAGCTGACAG ATTTTGGACTCAGTAAAGAGTCGATCGATCACGAAAATAAAGCATACTCTTTCTGCGGGACAGTAGAGTATATGGCTCCAGAGGTGGTGAACAGAAGAGGGCACACTTATAGCGCTGACTGGTGGTCTTACGGTGTACTCATG TTTGAAATGCTGACTGGAGCGCTGCCTTTCCAAGGCAAGGACCGCAAGGAGACCATGACTATGATTCTAAA GGCGAAGCTTGGAATGCCTCAGTTTCTGAGTTCAGAAGCTCAGAGTCTCCTCAGGAGCCTTTTCAAACGAAACCCTTCCAATAGATTAG GTGCTGGTCCAGATGGAGTTGAAGAGATAAAGAGACACCCATTTTATGCTACTATTGACTGGAAT AAATTATTTAGAAGAGAGATTCACCCTCCCTTCAAACCAGCCTCTGGCAGACCAGACGACACGTTCTACTTTGACCCAGAATTTACAGCAAAAACTCCCAAAG ACTCTCCAGGTGTACCCCCTAGTGCCAATGCCAATCAACTCTTCAGAGGTTTCAGTTTTGTGGCCATCAGCTCAGAAGAAGAGTCTCAACCCCTGCAGAGCAACAGCGTGAGCTCTATAGTTCAG CAGCTCCACAGGAACGTGTCTCAGTTCAATGACGCATATGAGGTGAAGGAGGATATCGGAGTTGGCTCATATTCCATCTGCAGACGCTGCGTACAGAAAAGCACAGGCATGGAGTATGCAGTAAAG aTAATCAATAAAGCTAAACGGGATCCAACGGACGAGGTGGAAATTCTGTTACGCTATGGACAGCATCCAAATATAATCACCTTGAAAGAC GTGTACGATGATGGGCGTTCGGTGTATCTGGTGACAGAACTGCTGAAGGGAGGCGAACTTCTGGATAAGATCCTCAGACAGAAGTTCTTCTCGGAGCGGGAGGCCAGCGCTGTACTGTACACCATCACAAAGACTGTGGAGTACCTGCACACTCAGGGG GTGGTTCATAGGGATCTGAAGCCCAGTAACATCCTTTATGTTGATGAATCTGGGAATCCAGAATCCATCCGGATCTGTGACTTTGGCTTTGCCAAGCAACTGAGAGCGGAAAACGGACTGCTGATGACGCCCTGTTACACTGCCAACTTTGTGGCCCCAGAG GTGCTGAAGAAACAAGGTTATGATGCTGCCTGTGATATCTGGAGTTTAGGTGTCCTTCTGTACACAATGCTAACTGG ttttacTCCATTTGCCAATGGCCCAGAGGACACGCCAGAGGAGATTCTAGCTCGAATCGGCAGTGGGAAGTTTTCTCTCACAGGCGGATACTGGAGCTCCGTTTCACTTGAGGCAAAG GACTTGGTGTCTAAGATGTTACATGTGGACCCCCATCAAAGACTAACAGCTGCACAGGTGTTGAAACATCCCTGGATCTTTCACAGAGACCAGCTCCCCAAATACCAGCTAAATAGACAGGACGCCCCCCATCTGGTTAAG GGGGCGATGGCTGCTACATACTCTGCCTTGAACAGGAACGTTCCTCCCATGCTGGAGCCCGTGGGCTGTTCTATTCTCGCTCAGCGCAGAGGAGTGAAAAAATTGACCTCCACTGCTTTATGA
- the rps6ka3b gene encoding ribosomal protein S6 kinase alpha-3 isoform X2 yields the protein MSNLVFGKYLAWMLETNSLDWTRLRRLHRHTIDLPAGLQEATERFETLSGLDGDPAPHGRMLAALREPRLTRCQTDLGWNRMEDSLASLPHRSPCDSEEEVSVKEISITHHVKEGSEKADPQQFELRKVLGQGSFGKVFLVKKTTGPDAGQLYAMKVLKKATLKVRDRVRTKMERDILVEVNHPFIVKLHYAFQTEGKLYLILDFLRGGDLFTRLSKEVMFTEEDVKFYLAELALALDHLHGLGIIYRDLKPENILLDEEGHIKLTDFGLSKESIDHENKAYSFCGTVEYMAPEVVNRRGHTYSADWWSYGVLMFEMLTGALPFQGKDRKETMTMILKAKLGMPQFLSSEAQSLLRSLFKRNPSNRLGAGPDGVEEIKRHPFYATIDWNKLFRREIHPPFKPASGRPDDTFYFDPEFTAKTPKDSPGVPPSANANQLFRGFSFVAISSEEESQPLQSNSVSSIVQLHRNVSQFNDAYEVKEDIGVGSYSICRRCVQKSTGMEYAVKIINKAKRDPTDEVEILLRYGQHPNIITLKDVYDDGRSVYLVTELLKGGELLDKILRQKFFSEREASAVLYTITKTVEYLHTQGVVHRDLKPSNILYVDESGNPESIRICDFGFAKQLRAENGLLMTPCYTANFVAPEVLKKQGYDAACDIWSLGVLLYTMLTGFTPFANGPEDTPEEILARIGSGKFSLTGGYWSSVSLEAKDLVSKMLHVDPHQRLTAAQVLKHPWIFHRDQLPKYQLNRQDAPHLVKGAMAATYSALNRNVPPMLEPVGCSILAQRRGVKKLTSTAL from the exons ATCTTGTTTTTGGGAAATACTTAGCTTGGATGCTAGAGACAAACTCTCTAGACTGGACTAGACTAAGACGGCTACACCGTCATACCATAGACTTGCCCGCGGGGCTTCAGGAAGCGACAGAAAGGTTTGAAACGCTGTCAGGGCTGGACGGAGATCCAGCACCTCATGGCAGGATGCTGGCTGCTCTGAGAGAGCCCAGGCTGACACGATGCCAGACTGATTTGGGCTGGAACAGGATGGAGGATTCGCTGGCCTCACTTCCACATCGCTCTCCATGCGACTCTGAG GAAGAAGTGTCTGTTAAAGAAATCAGCATCACACATCATGTTAAAGAGGGCTCAGAGAAGGCCGACCCGCAACAGTTTGAGCTCCGGAAGGTGCTTGGACAGGGCTCCTTCGGAAAG GTGTTTTTGGTGAAGAAGACAACAGGCCCAGATGCAGGACAACTGTACGCAATGAAAGTGTTGAAAAAAGCCACTCTTAAAG TACGGGATCGGGTCAGGACTAAAATGGAACGAGACATCCTGGTGGAGGTTAATCATCCCTTTATTGTCAAGCTACACTATG CATTCCAGACTGAAGGAAAGCTTTATCTGATTCTGGACTTTTTAAGAGGAGGTGATCTCTTTACTCGACTGTCAAAAGAG GTGATGTTCACAGAGGAGGATGTAAAGTTTTATCTGGCTGAACTGGCTTTAGCTCTGGACCATCTGCATGGACTAGGCATCATCTACAGAGATCTAAAACCAGAGAA CATTCTCTTGGATGAGGAAGGCCACATAAAGCTGACAG ATTTTGGACTCAGTAAAGAGTCGATCGATCACGAAAATAAAGCATACTCTTTCTGCGGGACAGTAGAGTATATGGCTCCAGAGGTGGTGAACAGAAGAGGGCACACTTATAGCGCTGACTGGTGGTCTTACGGTGTACTCATG TTTGAAATGCTGACTGGAGCGCTGCCTTTCCAAGGCAAGGACCGCAAGGAGACCATGACTATGATTCTAAA GGCGAAGCTTGGAATGCCTCAGTTTCTGAGTTCAGAAGCTCAGAGTCTCCTCAGGAGCCTTTTCAAACGAAACCCTTCCAATAGATTAG GTGCTGGTCCAGATGGAGTTGAAGAGATAAAGAGACACCCATTTTATGCTACTATTGACTGGAAT AAATTATTTAGAAGAGAGATTCACCCTCCCTTCAAACCAGCCTCTGGCAGACCAGACGACACGTTCTACTTTGACCCAGAATTTACAGCAAAAACTCCCAAAG ACTCTCCAGGTGTACCCCCTAGTGCCAATGCCAATCAACTCTTCAGAGGTTTCAGTTTTGTGGCCATCAGCTCAGAAGAAGAGTCTCAACCCCTGCAGAGCAACAGCGTGAGCTCTATAGTTCAG CTCCACAGGAACGTGTCTCAGTTCAATGACGCATATGAGGTGAAGGAGGATATCGGAGTTGGCTCATATTCCATCTGCAGACGCTGCGTACAGAAAAGCACAGGCATGGAGTATGCAGTAAAG aTAATCAATAAAGCTAAACGGGATCCAACGGACGAGGTGGAAATTCTGTTACGCTATGGACAGCATCCAAATATAATCACCTTGAAAGAC GTGTACGATGATGGGCGTTCGGTGTATCTGGTGACAGAACTGCTGAAGGGAGGCGAACTTCTGGATAAGATCCTCAGACAGAAGTTCTTCTCGGAGCGGGAGGCCAGCGCTGTACTGTACACCATCACAAAGACTGTGGAGTACCTGCACACTCAGGGG GTGGTTCATAGGGATCTGAAGCCCAGTAACATCCTTTATGTTGATGAATCTGGGAATCCAGAATCCATCCGGATCTGTGACTTTGGCTTTGCCAAGCAACTGAGAGCGGAAAACGGACTGCTGATGACGCCCTGTTACACTGCCAACTTTGTGGCCCCAGAG GTGCTGAAGAAACAAGGTTATGATGCTGCCTGTGATATCTGGAGTTTAGGTGTCCTTCTGTACACAATGCTAACTGG ttttacTCCATTTGCCAATGGCCCAGAGGACACGCCAGAGGAGATTCTAGCTCGAATCGGCAGTGGGAAGTTTTCTCTCACAGGCGGATACTGGAGCTCCGTTTCACTTGAGGCAAAG GACTTGGTGTCTAAGATGTTACATGTGGACCCCCATCAAAGACTAACAGCTGCACAGGTGTTGAAACATCCCTGGATCTTTCACAGAGACCAGCTCCCCAAATACCAGCTAAATAGACAGGACGCCCCCCATCTGGTTAAG GGGGCGATGGCTGCTACATACTCTGCCTTGAACAGGAACGTTCCTCCCATGCTGGAGCCCGTGGGCTGTTCTATTCTCGCTCAGCGCAGAGGAGTGAAAAAATTGACCTCCACTGCTTTATGA